From Hymenobacter sedentarius, a single genomic window includes:
- a CDS encoding DUF4920 domain-containing protein has product MKFILSFAGVLVAILLYVRLVPSAPINPVLPVGPQKEVNGHNSDVPPGGDGDSTTTEEEPGEGPSTSVPAARPGQTYGAAITPEGAVLMSALPTALGTRDSAQLKLTGKAQAVCQAKGCWMTLPTADGKPMRVRFRDYAFFVPKDLSGHNVVVSGWAHRSTVPKADLQHYAKDAGKSSQEIAAITQDEQQLTFMADGVLVQD; this is encoded by the coding sequence ATGAAGTTTATTCTCTCGTTTGCCGGCGTGCTGGTCGCCATTCTGCTGTATGTGCGCTTGGTTCCTTCGGCACCCATCAACCCGGTGCTGCCGGTGGGTCCCCAAAAGGAGGTGAACGGGCATAATTCCGATGTGCCCCCGGGCGGTGATGGCGATTCGACCACCACCGAGGAGGAGCCGGGTGAAGGGCCCAGCACCAGCGTGCCCGCCGCGCGCCCCGGCCAGACCTACGGGGCCGCCATCACGCCGGAGGGGGCCGTGCTCATGAGCGCCCTCCCCACCGCCCTCGGCACGCGCGACTCGGCCCAACTAAAGCTGACTGGCAAGGCCCAGGCCGTGTGCCAGGCCAAGGGCTGCTGGATGACCCTGCCCACGGCCGACGGCAAGCCGATGCGGGTCCGCTTCCGGGATTACGCTTTTTTTGTGCCCAAAGACCTCAGCGGCCACAACGTGGTGGTGAGCGGCTGGGCCCACCGCAGCACAGTGCCCAAAGCTGACTTGCAGCATTATGCCAAAGACGCCGGCAAATCGAGCCAGGAAATTGCCGCCATCACCCAGGACGAGCAGCAGCTCACTTTTATGGCCGACGGGGTTTTGGTGCAAGACTAG
- the ligA gene encoding NAD-dependent DNA ligase LigA gives MPDSSAVQQRILALTERLHQLNHQYYQLDISEVPDQEFDQMLAELHQLETDYPDLALPNSPTRRVGGTITKQFPTAVHRYPMLSLGNTYSEDDLREFDERVQRGLEGAPYSYVCELKIDGVAMSLRYEHGQLVQGVTRGDGTRGDVVTANVRTIRTLPLALRPGPDQPEDFEVRGEVFMPLPVFAELNAEREQNGEPLLANPRNAASGTLKLQNSAQVAARKLRFYAYSLLTPGRHFASHSAALEALSRYGLPVSDTWRRCANITEVLDFVHYWAKQRHEFPVATDGIVIKVDDLRQQDQLGYTAKSPRWAIAYKYPAEAARTRLNEVIYNVGRTGAVTPVALLTPVPLAGTVVKRATLHNANQIELLDLRLGDLVYVEKGGEIIPKITGVDLAARPADAVPIQYPTLCPACATPLVRPEGEAHFRCPNERGCPPQLKARLEHYVSRRALNIDGLGAETVGRFFDLGLVTTPADIYDLPARRAELVTLERLGEKSIDNLIAGIEASKQVPFPRVLFGLGIRYVGETVAQKLAAHYRTIDALMVASAEEMAAVPEVGGVIAVAAAHWFQQPENQALIERLRQAGVQLAVTGEAPVPASDRLAGLTFVISGVFESHSREELQQVIISNGGKITGSISKKLSYLVAGDNMGPAKREKALALKVPIISETELMALLPSSEDEPAVSEENVIAATGLGSQGELFS, from the coding sequence ATGCCCGATTCTTCCGCCGTTCAGCAACGCATCCTGGCCCTCACCGAGCGGCTGCACCAGCTCAACCACCAGTATTACCAGCTCGACATCTCCGAGGTCCCGGACCAGGAGTTTGACCAGATGCTGGCCGAACTGCACCAGCTGGAAACCGACTACCCGGATTTGGCTTTGCCCAACTCGCCCACCCGGCGCGTGGGCGGCACCATCACCAAGCAGTTTCCCACGGCCGTGCACCGCTACCCCATGCTCAGCCTGGGCAATACCTACTCCGAAGACGACCTGCGAGAGTTCGACGAGCGGGTGCAGCGCGGCCTGGAAGGGGCACCCTATAGCTACGTCTGCGAGCTCAAGATTGACGGGGTGGCCATGAGCCTGCGCTACGAGCACGGCCAGCTGGTGCAGGGCGTGACCCGCGGCGACGGCACCCGCGGCGATGTGGTCACGGCCAACGTTCGCACCATCCGTACGCTGCCGCTGGCCCTGCGCCCCGGCCCCGACCAGCCCGAGGACTTCGAGGTGCGCGGCGAAGTGTTTATGCCCCTGCCGGTCTTTGCCGAGCTAAATGCCGAGCGCGAGCAAAACGGCGAGCCCCTGCTGGCCAACCCGCGCAATGCCGCCAGCGGCACCCTCAAGCTGCAAAACTCCGCCCAGGTGGCCGCCCGCAAGCTGCGGTTTTATGCCTACTCGCTGCTAACCCCGGGCCGGCATTTTGCCAGCCACAGCGCGGCCCTGGAGGCACTGAGCCGCTACGGCCTGCCCGTATCGGATACCTGGCGGCGCTGCGCCAACATCACTGAGGTGTTGGACTTCGTGCATTATTGGGCCAAACAGCGCCACGAGTTCCCCGTGGCAACCGATGGCATCGTCATCAAGGTGGACGATTTGCGCCAGCAGGACCAGTTGGGCTACACCGCCAAAAGCCCGCGGTGGGCCATTGCCTACAAGTACCCGGCCGAAGCGGCGCGCACCCGGCTCAACGAAGTCATCTACAACGTGGGCCGCACCGGCGCCGTGACGCCCGTGGCCTTACTCACGCCCGTGCCCCTGGCCGGCACGGTCGTTAAACGCGCCACCCTGCACAACGCCAACCAGATTGAGCTGCTGGACCTGCGCCTGGGCGATTTGGTGTACGTGGAGAAGGGCGGCGAAATCATCCCCAAAATCACCGGGGTTGACCTGGCGGCCCGCCCCGCCGATGCCGTGCCCATTCAGTACCCGACGCTGTGCCCGGCCTGCGCTACCCCGCTGGTGCGCCCCGAGGGCGAAGCCCATTTCCGCTGCCCCAACGAGCGGGGCTGCCCGCCCCAGCTCAAGGCCCGCCTCGAGCACTACGTGTCGCGCAGAGCACTGAACATCGACGGCCTGGGGGCCGAAACCGTGGGCCGGTTCTTTGACCTCGGCCTGGTGACGACGCCGGCCGACATTTACGACCTGCCCGCCCGTCGCGCCGAGTTGGTAACCCTGGAGCGCCTCGGCGAAAAGAGCATTGATAACCTCATTGCCGGCATCGAGGCCAGCAAGCAGGTGCCCTTTCCACGGGTGCTGTTCGGCTTGGGCATTCGCTACGTCGGCGAAACCGTGGCGCAGAAACTGGCGGCCCACTACCGCACCATCGACGCCCTGATGGTGGCTTCGGCCGAGGAGATGGCCGCGGTACCCGAAGTAGGAGGCGTCATTGCCGTGGCGGCGGCTCATTGGTTCCAGCAGCCCGAAAACCAGGCGTTAATCGAACGGCTTCGCCAAGCCGGGGTGCAGCTCGCCGTGACGGGTGAGGCCCCAGTGCCCGCTTCGGACCGCTTGGCGGGGCTCACCTTCGTCATTTCCGGGGTATTTGAATCGCACAGCCGCGAAGAATTGCAGCAGGTCATCATTTCCAACGGCGGCAAAATCACGGGCTCCATCAGCAAGAAGTTGAGCTACTTGGTGGCCGGCGACAACATGGGCCCGGCCAAACGTGAGAAAGCGCTGGCGCTCAAGGTGCCCATTATTTCCGAAACCGAGCTGATGGCGTTGCTGCCCAGCTCGGAAGACGAACCCGCAGTTTCCGAGGAGAACGTGATTGCGGCCACTGGGCTGGGCAGCCAGGGCGAGCTATTTAGCTAG
- a CDS encoding glycoside hydrolase family 2 TIM barrel-domain containing protein: protein MKLSQLATAAYLILMTMTVSGCKEERKASSPPAEWTPVSVRVVQTPSGFVLERQGRPYRIRGAGATQHFERIREAGGNSVRLWTADYAGPLLDEAHRNGLTVMLGLWLAPEGKAMDYNDRTAVQTQLQRIRGEVLRFRKHPALLMWCIGNELDLGKVNPKMYSAMNEVAVMIHKLDPNHPVTTPLAVIATSIPLLQRRAPAIDVLSVNKYGGLNKLPEQLRIIGWKGPYIVTEYGTKGYWESDSTKWAVPLELNSAQKAAFIAKRYRHTMVEDSAHCLGSYVFFWGTKFEKTPTWFSLFSEDGEKTLAVDTLQYLWQGKKPANFAPSIIHMTLAGKRDVNFPHLRTNTEYPATAVARDPESQALTAEWELWPELPPTANADEPVEPLTGYISQPSTHGATLRTPLRPGAYRLLLWIHDGHGGVATANIPFYCEGGKSGQAAGVPAEAQLR, encoded by the coding sequence GTGAAGCTTAGTCAATTAGCAACAGCTGCCTATCTCATCTTGATGACGATGACAGTTAGTGGGTGTAAAGAGGAGCGCAAGGCCTCTAGCCCACCAGCTGAATGGACACCTGTGTCGGTGCGTGTGGTGCAAACTCCTAGTGGCTTCGTATTGGAAAGGCAAGGGCGACCATACCGAATTCGGGGCGCGGGCGCCACCCAGCATTTTGAACGAATCAGGGAGGCGGGCGGCAACTCCGTGCGGCTATGGACTGCCGATTACGCCGGCCCTCTGCTTGATGAGGCGCACCGCAACGGTCTCACCGTGATGCTGGGCCTCTGGCTGGCTCCCGAAGGCAAAGCCATGGACTACAACGACCGCACCGCGGTGCAGACCCAACTTCAACGCATCCGCGGCGAGGTTCTGCGCTTCCGCAAGCACCCGGCGTTACTAATGTGGTGTATCGGCAATGAGCTTGACTTGGGTAAAGTGAACCCCAAAATGTATTCGGCTATGAATGAAGTGGCCGTTATGATTCATAAGCTGGACCCCAATCATCCGGTCACCACGCCTTTAGCCGTAATTGCCACTTCCATACCGCTCCTGCAGCGCCGGGCACCTGCCATCGACGTTCTTTCCGTGAATAAATACGGCGGTCTCAATAAGCTGCCCGAGCAACTGCGCATTATCGGTTGGAAAGGGCCCTACATCGTGACCGAGTATGGTACGAAAGGGTATTGGGAGTCAGACTCCACTAAATGGGCGGTCCCGCTTGAGCTGAACAGTGCCCAAAAAGCCGCCTTTATCGCAAAGCGCTATCGGCATACCATGGTAGAAGACTCGGCGCATTGCCTGGGGTCTTATGTTTTCTTTTGGGGAACAAAATTTGAAAAAACCCCGACCTGGTTCAGTCTTTTTTCCGAGGACGGCGAAAAGACGCTGGCGGTGGATACCCTGCAGTATTTATGGCAAGGCAAAAAACCAGCAAACTTTGCACCCAGCATTATCCATATGACCCTCGCGGGCAAACGGGACGTGAACTTTCCCCACCTGCGCACCAACACCGAATATCCGGCCACGGCAGTAGCCCGGGACCCGGAAAGCCAGGCGCTCACGGCTGAGTGGGAATTATGGCCCGAGCTGCCTCCGACCGCAAATGCAGATGAGCCGGTGGAGCCCCTAACCGGGTACATCAGCCAGCCCTCGACACACGGCGCTACGCTGCGCACCCCGCTTCGCCCGGGCGCTTATCGGCTCCTGCTTTGGATTCATGATGGGCACGGCGGGGTAGCCACCGCCAACATTCCCTTTTATTGCGAAGGCGGAAAGTCCGGCCAAGCAGCGGGTGTCCCGGCCGAGGCGCAACTAAGATAG
- a CDS encoding glycosyltransferase — protein MRILVGFGLVAMAYFLSWFISFEHIGYAPLFWLLVVSLGFKMLRMLHEWVHYVQVQEPIAPVPAQVRLRTVDVLTTACPGEPHDMIVRTLEAMQALNYPHTSYLCDEGDDPFLRRECERLGVVHVTRTEKSNAKAGNINNALRHATGEFCVVLDPDHVMAPDFLDQVMPFFEDEKVGFVQVVQAYGNQEESLVARGAAEQTYHFYGPLMMGMNAYGTVQAIGANCTFRRAALDTIGGHAAGLTEDMHTAMRLHAEGWQSVYVPKVLSRGLVPSSLGAFYAQQLKWSRGAFDLMFRVYPRLWGRFTWAQRLHYFTLPLYFFSGVVTLIDILVPVASLALVEFPWYVSLKAFAQHMLPLWGIALLIRCYAQQWLREPHERGLHLAGGFLRIGTWWVYTMGFVYAVFRVRVPYIPTPKEEGWLRNEWRMALPNIATALVLLAACKYGRMQSLTLYTNLMVGLCATLAIILLAASAMGQHEALRNFVRDMATWPFRPLVLGFNRLYDGLVRATAWRLRRAAVGLVTGVGTVGAIVQLLIHLGVIAPVPHLDWAESGGLAVHVGVEAAGLEPPATAGVAPGQEKYQGKDIATFVLDAAPVPLLPLEALQRLPPTQVPLITWPVAGPAHSIVYWQRVARRFKQSTQRTVMLRPLFAANSAKEYRQQWRAMIRGFRAEEVSNVVWMWTPPRREGLARYCPGAPYFDWMVADHPEQEAGQGYEALRLQSAKQLELHQKPVLLLTALPPTRLDPTILARRVARRYPEIKAVVYDTDADAIGKTTLLRGQNLSPAPRLKVSTATHSLTRLPTKKAREFSPIKG, from the coding sequence ATGCGCATTCTGGTTGGCTTTGGGCTGGTGGCAATGGCGTATTTTCTGAGCTGGTTTATCAGCTTTGAGCACATAGGCTATGCGCCTTTGTTTTGGCTGCTGGTAGTTTCGCTGGGCTTTAAAATGCTGCGGATGCTGCATGAATGGGTGCATTACGTGCAGGTGCAGGAGCCCATTGCACCGGTTCCCGCGCAGGTTAGGCTACGAACCGTTGACGTGCTTACCACGGCCTGCCCGGGCGAGCCGCACGACATGATTGTCCGCACGCTGGAGGCCATGCAGGCCCTGAACTACCCGCATACCAGCTACCTGTGCGACGAGGGCGACGACCCTTTTCTACGCCGGGAATGCGAGCGGCTGGGGGTGGTGCACGTGACCCGGACGGAGAAATCGAATGCCAAAGCCGGCAACATTAACAACGCCCTGCGGCATGCCACTGGCGAGTTTTGCGTGGTGCTGGACCCGGACCACGTCATGGCACCTGACTTTCTAGACCAGGTAATGCCATTTTTTGAGGATGAAAAAGTCGGCTTTGTGCAAGTGGTGCAAGCCTACGGCAACCAGGAGGAGAGCTTGGTGGCCCGGGGGGCCGCGGAACAGACCTACCACTTCTACGGCCCTTTGATGATGGGCATGAACGCCTACGGCACTGTGCAAGCCATTGGTGCCAACTGCACCTTTCGCCGGGCTGCCCTGGATACCATCGGGGGGCACGCGGCCGGCCTGACCGAAGACATGCACACCGCCATGCGCCTGCACGCCGAGGGGTGGCAGTCGGTGTACGTGCCCAAGGTGCTCAGCCGGGGGCTGGTGCCCTCGTCATTAGGCGCGTTTTATGCCCAGCAGCTCAAGTGGTCCCGCGGTGCGTTTGACCTGATGTTTCGGGTGTATCCACGGCTGTGGGGCCGGTTTACGTGGGCGCAGCGCCTGCATTACTTCACGCTGCCGTTGTATTTCTTTTCGGGGGTGGTCACCCTCATCGACATCCTGGTGCCGGTGGCTTCGCTCGCTTTGGTCGAGTTTCCCTGGTACGTTTCCCTTAAAGCTTTTGCCCAGCACATGCTGCCGCTGTGGGGCATTGCGTTGCTGATTCGCTGCTACGCCCAGCAGTGGCTGCGCGAGCCCCATGAGCGGGGCCTGCACCTGGCGGGGGGCTTTTTGCGGATAGGCACCTGGTGGGTGTACACTATGGGGTTCGTATATGCGGTGTTCCGCGTTCGGGTTCCGTATATCCCCACTCCCAAAGAAGAAGGCTGGCTCCGAAATGAGTGGCGCATGGCGCTTCCTAACATAGCAACCGCGCTGGTACTCCTGGCGGCCTGCAAGTACGGCCGCATGCAGTCGTTAACCCTCTACACCAATCTGATGGTGGGACTCTGCGCAACGCTGGCCATAATTTTGCTGGCGGCTAGCGCCATGGGTCAGCACGAGGCTCTGCGGAACTTCGTGCGCGACATGGCCACCTGGCCGTTCCGGCCGCTGGTGCTTGGCTTTAACCGCCTCTACGACGGGCTGGTCCGGGCCACGGCGTGGCGCCTGCGGCGGGCGGCCGTGGGCCTGGTCACCGGCGTCGGAACCGTGGGGGCCATTGTGCAGCTGCTTATTCACCTGGGCGTCATTGCTCCCGTGCCCCATTTGGATTGGGCAGAATCGGGTGGGTTGGCCGTGCACGTCGGAGTAGAAGCTGCGGGCTTGGAGCCACCTGCTACTGCCGGTGTTGCCCCGGGCCAGGAAAAATATCAGGGAAAAGACATAGCGACGTTTGTACTCGATGCTGCCCCCGTGCCGTTGTTGCCGCTGGAGGCACTCCAGCGCCTGCCACCAACTCAAGTGCCGCTGATTACTTGGCCCGTAGCGGGGCCAGCCCACAGCATTGTTTACTGGCAGCGGGTGGCCCGCCGGTTCAAGCAATCTACTCAGCGGACGGTGATGCTGCGGCCGCTGTTTGCCGCCAACTCCGCGAAGGAATACCGGCAGCAGTGGCGGGCGATGATAAGAGGGTTTCGGGCCGAAGAGGTTTCTAACGTGGTTTGGATGTGGACCCCGCCCCGCCGGGAGGGCCTGGCTCGCTACTGTCCCGGGGCTCCCTACTTTGACTGGATGGTAGCCGACCACCCGGAGCAAGAGGCCGGCCAGGGATACGAAGCCCTGCGGCTTCAATCGGCAAAACAGCTCGAGCTGCATCAAAAGCCGGTTCTGCTGCTTACCGCTTTGCCGCCCACTCGGCTAGACCCGACCATACTGGCCCGGCGAGTCGCGCGTCGCTATCCGGAAATCAAAGCAGTTGTGTATGATACGGATGCCGATGCTATCGGAAAGACGACGCTACTGCGGGGGCAAAATCTAAGTCCTGCTCCGCGGCTTAAAGTGAGCACTGCAACCCACTCGTTGACACGACTGCCGACCAAAAAAGCAAGAGAGTTTAGCCCAATTAAAGGGTAA
- a CDS encoding T9SS type A sorting domain-containing protein, protein MRAETYYISPTGNDGQTGTSIGTAWRTIDKVNTTAFQPGDRILFEGGQTFQGGIWLHNGSQGTPTKPLVVSSYGSGRATISSGNSFGFYAPNTAGIELSKLVFVGAGRLSSTNSGVIFTIDADNAPLAHLRLESLDVSGYRNSGIIFGSDKATSGYSDVRITDCQLHANGEAGLSSYQPFPLAGQVHRNWYVGNCQAYDNPGRADVTNTHTGNGIVLAGIDGVLIEHCVAHDNGRLNANPSGGPVGIWGWACNNLVIQLSESYNNKSGTALDGGGFDLDGGCTNSVMQYNYSHDNQGAGYLLAQFGGAAPMHDLTIRYNISENDARGHNQGALELWSSGDNGGIQRANIYNNTVLLTPPADGTRPKAVYIASGGFSDLSLRNNVLQTTGGLPVVSTLCTASLRLEGNCYWSTAEPLVVEWNGSTYTDLQAWRTATTQEQLSAGRTTGLNADPQLSNLSAVVAPLATSPVLAAGIDLQAEFNISPGVRDFMGNPMPQAPARGNIGAFESASAVAAPLPVTLSAFTAEQQGAAALLRWSTASEKNNAYFEVERSTDGRMFSPLGQVPGNGTSAQLHAYQYTDLGFARYATTTVYYRLRQVDTDGKAAYSPVRALSGIGEASDKAGRLQVCPNPAQASSTIVVKGGLSSEVALFDVRGRQVAKACAGADGAALLRVEGLAAGIYIVRSGAKCTRLTIEK, encoded by the coding sequence TTGCGCGCAGAAACTTATTATATAAGTCCAACCGGGAATGATGGCCAGACGGGCACTTCCATAGGCACCGCGTGGCGCACGATTGATAAGGTTAACACCACCGCTTTTCAGCCGGGTGACCGTATTCTATTTGAGGGCGGCCAAACGTTCCAAGGCGGAATCTGGCTGCACAATGGCAGCCAGGGCACCCCGACGAAACCGCTGGTGGTAAGCTCGTACGGAAGCGGACGGGCTACGATTTCCAGCGGCAATTCATTTGGGTTTTATGCGCCGAACACGGCGGGCATTGAGCTGAGCAAACTGGTCTTTGTGGGAGCGGGCCGCCTGAGCAGCACCAATTCCGGCGTAATTTTTACCATTGACGCCGACAATGCCCCCCTTGCCCACCTCCGCCTGGAGAGCCTGGACGTAAGCGGCTACCGCAACTCCGGCATTATCTTCGGGAGTGACAAGGCCACGAGCGGGTACTCCGATGTGCGCATCACCGACTGCCAGCTGCACGCCAACGGCGAAGCCGGCCTGAGCTCCTACCAGCCGTTTCCCTTGGCGGGGCAAGTGCACCGCAACTGGTACGTGGGCAACTGCCAGGCCTACGACAACCCCGGCCGGGCCGACGTAACCAATACCCACACGGGCAACGGCATTGTACTCGCCGGCATCGACGGCGTGCTCATCGAGCATTGCGTCGCGCACGACAACGGCCGGCTCAACGCCAACCCTTCCGGTGGGCCGGTGGGCATCTGGGGCTGGGCCTGCAACAACCTGGTGATTCAACTGAGCGAATCGTACAACAATAAATCCGGCACCGCTTTGGACGGTGGCGGTTTCGACCTGGACGGCGGCTGCACCAATTCGGTGATGCAGTACAACTACTCCCACGACAACCAGGGCGCTGGCTACCTGCTGGCCCAGTTTGGCGGTGCTGCCCCGATGCACGACCTCACCATTCGCTACAACATCAGCGAAAACGACGCCCGCGGCCACAACCAAGGCGCCCTGGAGCTATGGTCTTCGGGGGACAACGGCGGCATTCAGCGCGCCAATATTTATAACAACACCGTACTCCTGACCCCACCGGCCGACGGCACGCGGCCCAAGGCAGTCTACATCGCCAGTGGCGGCTTTTCGGACCTTTCCCTGCGCAACAACGTGCTGCAAACCACGGGGGGGCTGCCCGTGGTGAGCACCCTGTGCACGGCCAGCTTGCGCCTGGAGGGCAATTGCTACTGGAGCACCGCGGAGCCGCTGGTGGTGGAATGGAACGGCTCAACTTACACGGACCTGCAAGCCTGGCGCACCGCCACCACCCAGGAGCAGCTGAGCGCTGGGCGCACCACCGGCCTCAACGCCGACCCCCAATTGAGCAACCTTTCGGCAGTAGTGGCCCCGCTAGCTACCTCTCCGGTGCTGGCCGCTGGCATTGACTTGCAAGCCGAGTTTAACATCAGCCCCGGAGTGCGGGATTTTATGGGCAACCCGATGCCCCAGGCCCCGGCCCGTGGCAACATCGGCGCGTTTGAAAGCGCATCGGCGGTGGCGGCACCGCTTCCCGTAACCCTTAGCGCATTTACCGCCGAGCAGCAGGGAGCTGCGGCGCTGCTGCGCTGGAGCACGGCGTCGGAAAAAAACAATGCTTATTTCGAGGTGGAGCGCAGCACCGACGGGCGCATGTTCTCCCCATTGGGCCAGGTGCCGGGCAATGGTACCAGCGCCCAGCTCCACGCGTACCAGTATACCGACTTGGGTTTTGCCCGCTACGCTACCACAACGGTGTACTACCGCCTGCGCCAAGTTGACACCGATGGCAAGGCTGCCTACTCGCCGGTCCGGGCGTTGTCGGGTATAGGGGAAGCTTCGGATAAGGCGGGCCGCCTGCAAGTGTGCCCGAATCCTGCCCAGGCCAGCAGCACTATCGTAGTGAAGGGAGGGCTCTCGAGCGAAGTGGCGCTGTTTGATGTGCGGGGGCGGCAGGTTGCTAAAGCATGCGCGGGTGCCGACGGGGCAGCTTTGCTGCGAGTGGAAGGCCTCGCGGCCGGCATTTACATTGTTCGCAGCGGCGCCAAGTGTACCCGTTTGACAATTGAGAAATAG
- a CDS encoding glycoside hydrolase family 15 protein produces MISDSLHPAPSPANPSNSIKHTYEMGLIGNCAFLALIRKDASVAWLCWPRFDSSFVFGSLLDANKGGEFSIRPAAGASFSSHQYYLENTNVLCTEITTADGRYRVTDFAPRFSQYERYYKPLMFIRKVEPMAGAPRIRVTCDPVGEYGTKELSRRRSSNHIAYLGLEEEIRLTTNIPLTYVVDEEDFALNETKYLVLTYGAPLEAPLESTAERFLSSTVEYWRKWVKSMSIGDFYQGQVIRSALALKVHQYEDTGAIIAASTTSLPEAPGSTRNWDYRYCWMRDTYYILTAFNNIGHFEEMERYFHYIANISTKVKGKYQPLYGISGASELVEQELDLAGYMGNQPVRIGNDAYTHVQNDVYGQVLVALLPLYVDHRFVNPERTSSETLMYEALGLIKATMDVPDAGLWEFRNLAQYHCYTYLFHWAGSHAARKVARALGNKAMEALATELNEEATRRIEQCYNPELGAYTNAIGSPHLDASTLQLILMGYLDPNSERARQHLIALENELKTPEGLFYRYRHADDFGTPETTFLICSFWYVEALACVGRLTDAIREFEKLISYANHLGLLSEDVDAKTGSQWGNFPQAYSHVGLMNAAYRIAKKLDKPNFI; encoded by the coding sequence ATGATTTCAGACTCTTTGCACCCCGCACCCAGCCCCGCCAACCCGTCCAACTCCATCAAGCACACCTACGAAATGGGCTTGATTGGCAACTGCGCCTTTCTGGCCCTCATCCGAAAAGATGCCTCCGTGGCCTGGCTGTGCTGGCCGCGGTTCGACAGCAGCTTCGTATTCGGCAGCCTGCTCGATGCGAACAAAGGCGGCGAATTTAGCATTCGCCCGGCCGCCGGGGCCAGTTTTAGCTCGCACCAGTATTACCTGGAAAACACCAACGTGCTGTGCACGGAAATCACCACCGCCGACGGCCGGTACCGCGTCACGGACTTTGCCCCGCGCTTCTCGCAGTATGAGCGCTACTACAAGCCGCTGATGTTTATCCGCAAGGTGGAGCCCATGGCCGGCGCGCCGCGCATACGGGTTACCTGCGACCCCGTGGGCGAGTACGGCACCAAAGAGCTGAGCCGGCGCCGCAGCTCCAACCACATTGCCTACCTGGGGCTCGAAGAAGAGATTCGCCTCACCACCAACATCCCGCTCACCTATGTGGTGGACGAGGAAGACTTTGCCCTGAACGAAACCAAGTACCTGGTGCTGACTTATGGCGCGCCGCTAGAGGCCCCGCTGGAAAGCACGGCCGAGCGGTTCTTGAGCAGCACCGTGGAATACTGGCGCAAGTGGGTGAAAAGCATGAGCATCGGCGACTTCTACCAGGGGCAGGTCATTCGGTCGGCCCTAGCCCTGAAGGTGCACCAGTACGAAGACACCGGGGCCATCATTGCGGCCAGCACCACCAGCCTGCCCGAAGCGCCCGGCAGCACCCGCAACTGGGACTACCGCTACTGCTGGATGCGCGATACCTACTACATCCTCACGGCCTTCAACAACATCGGCCACTTCGAGGAAATGGAGCGGTATTTCCATTACATCGCCAACATTTCGACCAAAGTAAAAGGCAAGTACCAACCGCTATACGGCATCAGCGGCGCTTCGGAGCTGGTGGAGCAGGAACTGGACCTGGCCGGCTACATGGGCAACCAGCCGGTGCGCATCGGCAACGATGCGTACACCCACGTGCAGAACGACGTGTACGGCCAGGTGCTGGTGGCGCTGCTGCCGCTCTACGTCGACCACCGCTTCGTGAACCCGGAGCGGACCTCGTCGGAAACCCTGATGTACGAGGCTCTGGGCCTCATCAAGGCCACCATGGACGTGCCCGATGCCGGGCTGTGGGAGTTTCGCAACCTAGCCCAGTACCACTGCTACACCTACCTGTTTCATTGGGCTGGCAGCCACGCGGCCCGCAAGGTGGCGCGGGCGCTCGGCAATAAGGCTATGGAAGCCCTGGCCACGGAGCTAAACGAGGAGGCCACCCGGCGCATCGAGCAGTGCTACAACCCCGAACTGGGCGCGTATACCAACGCCATCGGCTCGCCCCACCTCGACGCCAGCACCTTGCAGCTGATACTCATGGGCTACCTCGACCCCAATTCGGAGCGGGCCCGGCAGCACCTTATCGCCCTGGAAAACGAGCTGAAAACCCCGGAAGGCCTTTTCTACCGCTACCGGCACGCCGACGATTTTGGCACCCCCGAAACCACGTTTCTCATCTGCTCTTTCTGGTACGTGGAGGCCCTGGCCTGTGTGGGCCGCCTCACCGATGCCATCAGGGAGTTTGAGAAGCTCATCAGCTACGCCAACCACCTGGGGCTGTTGAGCGAAGACGTGGACGCCAAAACTGGCTCCCAGTGGGGCAATTTCCCGCAGGCCTACAGCCACGTTGGGCTGATGAACGCGGCTTACCGCATTGCCAAAAAGCTGGACAAGCCCAATTTTATTTAA